Proteins encoded within one genomic window of Eurosta solidaginis isolate ZX-2024a chromosome 1, ASM4086904v1, whole genome shotgun sequence:
- the put gene encoding activin receptor type-2A, translated as MPYYPMKNNFGNFNMNKISALWRTPLIPLPMLLVLFLLPNCTSWTEGAVLPDGHRIDCEHYDEKNCTTEGDCAIKVEHCRAESDKTSSCYVLWSMDSATGETKIKMKGCFTDMHECNQTECITSAEPRTNNMYFCCCKGSMCNTEHKWIPTTTEATTQVPKERTTDNTNVIYIIICAVVFVCLALLMTPFAFCYYRKRKPTNFNEIPTNETEATNASPLLNNRPIHLLELKASGRFGDVWQGKLHSQDVAVKIFRMQEKESWNTEVDIYKLPRMRHPNILEFLGCEKHTEKVQLEYWLVSVYHPNGSLCNYLKSHTLSWSELCKIAESMSQGLMHLHEEIPSNKADGLKPSIAHRDFKSTNVLLKGDLTACIADFGLAMVFQPGKPCGETHGQVGTRRYMAPEVLEGAINFNRDAFLRIDVYACGLVLWEMVSRCTAVGPVGDYMLPFEAELGQRPTLDEIQDTVVTKKLRPRLLNTWRTHAGLNIFCDTMEECWDHDAEARLSSSCVMERFAQLSKYTAAPLIIENNTNCEEERLTSNCL; from the exons ATGCCTTATTATCCTATGAAGAACAATTTTGGAAATTTCAATATGAATAAAATTAGTGCTCTATGGCGCACCCCGCTTATTCCTCTGCCAATGCTACTCGTTCTCTTCCTGCTGCCAA ATTGTACGAGTTGGACAGAGGGCGCCGTTTTACCAGATGGCCATAGAATCGATTGTGAACATTATGATGAAAAGAATTGCACAACGGAGGGTGACTGTGCGATCAAAGTGGAACATTGCAGAGCAGAGTCGGATAAAACATCCAGCTGTTATGTACTTTGGTCCATGGATAGCGCCACCG gtgaaacaaaaattaaaatgaagGGTTGCTTCACAGATATGCACGAATGCAATCAAACGGAGTGTATTACCAGCGCTGAACCCCGTACAAATAATATGTACTTTTGTTGTTGTAAGGGTTCAATGTGCAACACTGAACACAAGTGGATCCCCACAACCACTGAGGCAACAACTCAAG TGCCAAAGGAAAGGACAACCGATAACACCAATGTAATATATATAATTATCTGTGCTGTTGTTTTCGTTTGCTTGGCGCTTTTGATGACACCTTTCGCCTTTTGCTATTATCGCAAGCGGAAACCAACAAATTTTAACGAAATACCAACa AATGAAACCGAAGCAACAAATGCATCTCCTCTACTCAACAATCGGCCAATACATTTGTTGGAGTTGAAGGCCAGTGGTCGTTTTGGTGATGTTTGGCAAGGCAAATTACATAGTCAAGATGTTGCCGTCAAGATATTTCGCATGCAAGAGAAGGAATCTTGGAATACCGAAGTCGATATTTATAAG CTACCACGTATGCGCCATCCAAATATTTTAGAGTTTCTTGGCTGCGAGAAGCATACAGAAAAAGTTCAACTTGAATATTGGCTCGTGTCTGTCTATCATCCGAATGGTTCACTATGTAATTACTTGAAATCGCATACGCTATCTTGGTCAGAATTGTGCAAAATAGCTGAGTCTATGTCACAAGGTCTAATGCATTTACATGAAGAAAtaccgtccaacaaggcggaTGGCCTAAAACCTTCTATAGCACATAGAGATTTCAAATCGACAAATGTGCTACTTAAAGGTGACCTAACGGCTTGTATTGCCGATTTCGGCTTGGCTATGGTCTTTCAGCCAG GAAAACCATGTGGCGAAACGCATGGTCAAGTTGGCACCCGTCGCTATATGGCACCAGAAGTGCTTGAGGGCGCTATTAATTTTAATCGTGATGCATTTTTACGCATCGATGTATATGCATGCGGTTTGGTGTTGTGGGAAATGGTGTCACGTTGCACCGCTGTGGGACCTGTTGGCGATTATATGTTGCCATTTGAAGCTGAG CTTGGACAACGTCCCACTTTAGATGAGATACAAGATACCGTCGTTACAAAGAAACTACGACCGCGCCTACTAAATACATGGCGTACGCATGCA GGACTAAATATTTTCTGTGACACAATGGAAGAATGTTGGGATCACGATGCTGAAGCACGTCTCTCCTCATCATGTGTTATGGAACGTTTTGCACAGTTAAGCAAATATACAGCAGCCCCattaattattgaaaataatacgaACTGCGAGGAAGAACGTCTTACGTCAAATTGCTTATAG